From Neisseria cinerea:
GCCGTCTGAAACAAGGGCGTTGACGGTTTCCGTCCAGCGTACGGGGCTGTAAAGCTGGCGGACGAGCGCGTCTTTGATTTTGTCGGCATCATCGTAGGCGGCAACGTCGGCATTGTGGATAACGCGGATTTGCGGCTGTTTGATTACAACCGATTTCAGGGCCTCGGCAAGTTTTTCGGCGGCAGGCTTCATGAGGCTGCAATGGGAAGGTACGGACACGGGCAGCGGCAGGGCGCGTTTGGCACCGGTTTCTTTGGCGGCGGACATGGCGCGCTCGACGGCGGCGGCATTGCCTGCAATCACGACTTGTCCGGGCGAGTTGAAGTTGACAGCTTCGACCACTTCATCCTGTGCGGATTCGGTGCAAATCTGCCTTACTTGTTCATCTTCTAAACCCAAAATTGCCGCCATTGCGCCCACGCCTTGCGGTACGGCAGACTGCATTAGTTCGGCGCGTAGGCGCACGAGTTTGACGGCGTCTGCAAAATCCAATGCGCCGGCGGCGACAAGCGCGGTATATTCGCCGAGGCTGTGTCCGGCAACGGCGACAGGCGTTTTGCCGCCCGCTTCCAAATAGGCGCGGTAAACGGCAACGCCGGCGGCGAGCATGATGGGTTGGGTATTGACGGTTTGCCCGATGATTTCGGAATCGCTACCGTTGATCATCGCCCACAAGTCTTGAC
This genomic window contains:
- the fabD gene encoding ACP S-malonyltransferase; translated protein: MSFAFFFPGQGSQSPGMMNGFTGQAIVKNTFDEASAILGQDLWAMINGSDSEIIGQTVNTQPIMLAAGVAVYRAYLEAGGKTPVAVAGHSLGEYTALVAAGALDFADAVKLVRLRAELMQSAVPQGVGAMAAILGLEDEQVRQICTESAQDEVVEAVNFNSPGQVVIAGNAAAVERAMSAAKETGAKRALPLPVSVPSHCSLMKPAAEKLAEALKSVVIKQPQIRVIHNADVAAYDDADKIKDALVRQLYSPVRWTETVNALVSDGITESAECGPGKVLAGLAKRINKAAACSALTDAGQIAAFIEAH